In the genome of Myxococcales bacterium, the window CCTTCAGGAACGTTTTAATCTTATTAAACAACGCCTGATCCCTTTTATCAGCACGATCGGCCGCGGCCGCACGGGGCGTCCGCGGCGATCGTGGAAGATTCGCGCGTTATTTGGCTTCCTTATAGACCGTGTACTTACGCAACTTCGGATTGTATTTTTTCAGCTGCAACTTGTTGGGATTCTTTTTCTTGTTGCGCGTGGTCGTATAGTGCCGCAGCTTGGTTTCGGTGCATTCCAGGATCACGATTTCGCGAGCGCCCTTGGCCATCGTCGTCTTTCCTCGGCTTACGCCAGAATTTTAGTGACCACGCCGGCGCCGACGGTCCGGCCGCCTTCGCGAATCGCGAACCGCAGGCCTTCTTCCATCGCAATCGGCATAATCAGTTCCACGCCAATATGCACGTTCTCGCCCGGCATGATCATTTC includes:
- the rpmG gene encoding 50S ribosomal protein L33, with the translated sequence MAKGAREIVILECTETKLRHYTTTRNKKKNPNKLQLKKYNPKLRKYTVYKEAK
- the tuf gene encoding elongation factor Tu (EF-Tu; promotes GTP-dependent binding of aminoacyl-tRNA to the A-site of ribosomes during protein biosynthesis; when the tRNA anticodon matches the mRNA codon, GTP hydrolysis results; the inactive EF-Tu-GDP leaves the ribosome and release of GDP is promoted by elongation factor Ts; many prokaryotes have two copies of the gene encoding EF-Tu); this translates as EMIMPGENVHIGVELIMPIAMEEGLRFAIREGGRTVGAGVVTKILA